A segment of the Ipomoea triloba cultivar NCNSP0323 chromosome 1, ASM357664v1 genome:
gggtcaaCAGAATAATTTGCGGGGCACTACAATATCCCATAAACAATATgtagcaactttaaaaacaaaaaagtaaaaataaaatgaaagataACTTCATGGCATTAAAAGAGTGTTTTTTTGGTTGgcttttgtattttattaattatataattcgtGTGGAACGAAATGGtgacaataaaaaataagagaaaatagcatttaaaaaatttgtgaaCTACTAAAAGATTACACCGCAACTACTATGGTGCAGTTTGCATTTTAAGGTCTGTTCGCAcctgattttatatatatatatattaattatgtatatgtatgtatttatgtattcaAGTTGAGGTTCAAATGGGCAAAATATCTCGAGTCTTGGGTAGCAAATcatcataattttatattctgAAGGCAAGTTGGACCACTAACAGCCACATGCCTTTAGCCATGCTTATAAAAGGGTGCAAAGTATCTGTTTCTTCAACCAACCAACCATccatttactaaaaaaaaatctcttcccaccatcatcatcatcattcatcaCCAAGGAGATAGAAGATAGAAGATGGAGTTCACTGCAGGCTTCCATCCATCTTCATTGCATTCTTTCTTCAACTATCATCTCCTCCCTGAAAATTATGTTCATTGGAGACAGACTCCTGAATCTCACATCTATTCTGCTGATCTTCCAGGTAACCCAGATTCTCATATATAGTTCATCGGGGCTAATAGACTTATCCCACGAAaagttaaatttgtaattttataattattacttacTCCGTACTAAATTAACATCTGGCCAACTTGAATAAAGtgtttctttttaatttccactaaaataactttaatattgtcatatttaagaaattctCAACTAAATTGAAGTATATACTTCATCTCAACTCAAAGCTTAAAGCTTGTAGTtagattgtacatttatgtttatatatatatatatatatatattttatgctcAACACTTTCCATGTTTTCCGGTGGATTATGAGATGAGTTTTATTggcacatatatacatatacaggGGTGGAGAAAGAGAAAATAAGGGTGGAGGTTGAAGATTCAAGGTATCTTATAATAAGAACTGAGGGCGGGAACGACGTCGACGATGAATCAACGCCGCCGGCGACAAGAAGCTTCATGAGGAAGTTCCGGCTGCCGGGAATGGTTGACGTCGACGGGATCTCCGCCGGCTACCGGGACGGAGTGTTGACTGTCACAGTTCCCAGATCCTTTGTGAGGGGACGACTCCTCATTCACCCTACACATGTTTTGGATAGCCTTAGTTTTGGTGCGAGTGCTGCTTAATTAATTCACTCAAATTTATGGTTTTTTTGAATGGCAATGAATCatgattattttgaatttggttttctttaaaaaaaaaaaaaaaaaaaaaaaaagctcctCCTAAGAGCAATGTACAGCTTTTGTTTGGTGACTTTGTTGGTGTTGTATAATCCCTgtcttgttttaatattttgtttcttGTACAGTATATAATATCTTCATAAAATGATGCACGTGTAATTGAGACAGCGCTTCATTGATCAactaatacaaaataaattgagaagttttaatttaccttatacggagtataatttatcATCTAGATCTGTCTTTAAGATAAGAACAATGAATTAATTACAATAACAAATAGTTAGGGCAaccacaataataatttttagtgtGATTTTTGAAGAGACAATGTTTATATGGAGGAGAGAAGGAAGGGAGAGAGCAGAAACAAGTCTTATTCAAAGACTTGGTTGGTTTTTTATCTTCAAAGTGGGACCCACTCCAAAAAAATTATCTCATTTGCACCTCTAGTCGAACGTGTGCACTCCACGCGCCCAATTAATCTGACAATATTTTTAGTTCCTCAcatcttttttttaattgcacttgcaaaaattcttCAAAATCTATAATTATTGTGAATGCTCTTAAgaacaagaaattcttgaataCTACATGggtatgtataaaaaaaaaaaaagcaattaaacttcaaattaaaagaaaatcaaataaatatttaaactcgatcatatatattaaaaaaaaaataaaaatggtcaAGTTAGCATAGACAATTTATGGTTAATTACATCAGCAACATgcaaaaattcataactttaTACAGACAACTTGATAAAATTAGTAGAAAGGCGGCAGCAATATGTCAAGTCATATCAAGTGATACACTTGCCCACTTGCCCCAATGGATTGGTCGGTCCAAAAAAGGCAATAATCCAAaccaaaatcaataaaaatgaaagatttgaaaATCAACCTTACAACTACATTCACGTGACTGgtgaatataataatacaatgtAGGGTAGCGGTGCATGTATATCACAGCTGCACAGGGGGGACAACAGCCAAACCCCAACAAAGTGCACAATTAGCATTGGAAAGGATATTTAGATTATAATACACAAATACACTCCGTTTCTAAGCTAAAAGAAAACAGATTGCAGGAGAATCATTCATTTGGTTGAATTTGGGTTGGATGTTTTGATCAACTCTAAGAGGTCTACAGCCTCTCTTAGTCTTCTGTCAACCTGTTCTCTGATTGCAACAGCTTGAGTAGTCCTGCatcatttcaattaaaagtctaaGCCAGTTgcacaattatttttatatattagatGTTCAACACGTCTCATCACACGTGCAGGCTGATTGCAACACATGGACTATAGTTTTTTTTATCAGGTGACAGGAAGATATTCAAACATATGACCTTTCACATAGAATTAgctctgatactaaattgaagcacgtgcttcatctcaactaaaagtctaagctagTAATtggattgcatatttatgtttatatattagaTGCTGAACAAGACAAAACATGagccaattttattttattattttgaaaaataaatttatgtaaaaaattattgaaacttGAAAATCAGAGACAGGTtgaagtaattattattttttttcaaaataaaatcataGAGAAGGTTTTTGAAACTTGAAAATCAGACCTTTTATCATTTTTTGCCTTCCTTGAAAGCTCTTCCACGTGATTGTGTAGCCTCTTTACTAGAGCAGGTAACTTGTGGGCAGCTTCAATGCCTTTGCGGTGCAGAAACAGTTTCTTCAAAACCTCAGCAGCAATGAAATACCCCTCCTCTTTGTTTCTGACCAAAATTCACACACCATAAACATTCTAACCTTTgataattaggaataaaaaaacaTCATCTTTGCATCATTAGAAGTAACTTAACTTTAACAAACCTTAATAACTCCCACAAAATAATTTCTACAGATCCACTAGATTTGATGAGGACTTCAGTCAAATGCGGATATCGAGTGAGGTTTCTAAGGATGGAAAGTGCATGCTTCAGGACTTCCTGATCAGGAATGCTACGGCTGACAGAGCGGATCAGCTTTAGCAGAATATCAATGGCCCCCGCGGCAACAAGTTCTTCGCAACACTTCTGTGAGTGTTGTGTGGCCATGTCTAGGCAATGCCAACAGAAGAAATTACAACTTTACAGACATCTAAAGAAACCAGCATAGCATAGTAGCAATTACTTGACAGTATATAAACTCACCTAAAGTTGCACAAGTGTGGAGGATGCCACTTACACTTTTTGTATTCAGAAGTTCTGATAATGCAGCAAGAAGTCTATTAATTAAACGCATACCATCATTAACATTTGCTGCAGATTTTTGCACTCTTAAACGCAAATCAAGAAGCTGCCCTTTTAGGTCTTTCCTCGCGAGGTAAGCTTTCATATATGACTGCATTCAAAAACAAGAATGAAAATGTGAGCAGCCACATGTGCAAGATGAAAAGTTGGAGAAATTTTACTATGACATAATTTTCAAGTTGGTGGAAAGAGTTTAGAATTTTCATCTTATTCATGGTAGCAGCAAACGATTAACATAATCTTTAGGAATGAATGAATACCAATAAAGAGGCATACTAACCTGGATCACAACAATCCTGTCTCTTTCCCTTGAAACCCTCTTCCTGGCAATCCATCCTCGAAAATGTGATTGGATAACAACTGCTGATTTTTCCATGTGTCTTTCCCTTGACCTCTTCCTTGCAATCCATCCTTGAAAATGTGATTGGATAAAAACTGCTGATTTTTCACTGCGTCTTTCCCTTGAAACCCTCTTCCTGGCAATCCAACCTCGAAAATGTGATTGGATAACAACTGCTGATTTTTCCATGTGTATTTCCCTTGACCTCTTCCTTGCAATCCATCCTCGAAAATGTGATTGGATAATAACTGCTGATATTTCCCTGTGTCTTTCCCTTGAAACCCTCTTCCTGGCAATCCATCCTCGAAAATGTGATTGGATAAAAACTGCTGATTTTTCCCTGTGTCTTTCCATTGAAACCCTCTTCCTGGCAATCCATCCTCGAAAATGTGATTGGATAAAAACTGCTGATTTTTCACTTTGTTGTCTATGTAACAAAACAGCTCTCCACCACCTTTGTATCTCTACCACTGATTGCAGAAATAGTCTCAATTCAGAGGTTTTCGAACTGCTATTTGAAGTCCTGCAATAGCATGATGAACCTGCAATGCAACAAGTAAAAGGCTAGTTACAGTAACGCTAAAAAATTAACTGGGAAGGCAAGCATTTCTATATCAAGAGAACCAGAAACTACCTAGAAGCCGCTTTCTAGCGATCTCTCCTCTGACAAGCCGTTGCATTTCAGTAGCAGCATACTTTTGGGAAAGGAATGCCTTCCAATATATCATGCAACGGACTGCACTTTGAATTCTGACAGCAGCTGCCTTCTGTAGTGAAAATTCTTTCCTTCTTATCCACCCACGGCAATGACTCTGGATGAATAACATACAACATTGAAAGTCAAATTCTTTGAGCAATGTACTTCATTCAAGCACACAACTTGCCAAGAGAAGGTAGGTTTTCATAGCATCAGCATCTATGTACCTAATCAAACATGTGAGGCATAATCTCTAGGTATTGGCACCAAATTACAGTATGAAAATGGCTTCAATTATACATGTATACATGAGGACATTCTCATAATGTACTAT
Coding sequences within it:
- the LOC115996325 gene encoding 15.4 kDa class V heat shock protein, whose translation is MEFTAGFHPSSLHSFFNYHLLPENYVHWRQTPESHIYSADLPGVEKEKIRVEVEDSRYLIIRTEGGNDVDDESTPPATRSFMRKFRLPGMVDVDGISAGYRDGVLTVTVPRSFVRGRLLIHPTHVLDSLSFGASAA